The Streptomyces sp. Alt3 genome has a segment encoding these proteins:
- the proP gene encoding glycine betaine/L-proline transporter ProP, whose protein sequence is MVRTLLRRRKKVLAAEDVTVTDPPKVRRAVTAAALGNTMEWFDFGVYAYLAGTLGKVFFPSSSPGAQVVSTFATFAAAFLVRPLGGLVFGPLGDRVGRQKVLAVTMIMMAASTFAVGFLPSYATIGFAAPLLLLVCRLVQGFSTGGEYAGATTYIAEYAPDKRRGFLGSWLDFGTFVGYSLGSGLVTVLTATIGTEALTDWGWRIPFFVAGPLGLIGLYMRLKLEETPVFQREEEAQAEALSEGDPVEQARQSGKGRLKEIFTKHWQAVLICMGLVLLYNVTNYMVTSYLPTYMSGTLGEPETSSQLLVLGTMLLVVLTITVVGRSSDRWGRRPVFMAGSAALIVFAIPAFLLIREGGILLPAIGCGILGLLLVCFAGTSASTLPALFPTRIRYGALSIAFNISVSLFGGTTPLVASALVEATGNDMVPAYYLMVAGVIGLISSFFLHETAGKPLRGSGPMVETPEQARVLVARSRTRAGRQARDVWIRMRHPWGRDQHKN, encoded by the coding sequence GCAACACCATGGAATGGTTCGACTTCGGTGTCTACGCCTATCTCGCGGGCACCCTCGGCAAGGTCTTCTTCCCGTCGAGTTCGCCGGGCGCGCAGGTGGTGTCGACGTTCGCGACGTTCGCCGCCGCCTTCCTCGTACGCCCGCTCGGCGGGTTGGTCTTCGGCCCGCTCGGTGACCGGGTGGGGCGCCAGAAGGTGCTCGCGGTCACCATGATCATGATGGCTGCGAGCACGTTCGCGGTCGGTTTCCTCCCCTCGTACGCCACGATCGGCTTCGCCGCTCCTCTGTTGCTGCTGGTGTGCCGTCTGGTCCAGGGTTTCTCCACAGGCGGCGAGTACGCGGGCGCCACGACGTACATCGCTGAGTACGCGCCGGACAAGCGCCGGGGCTTCCTCGGCAGCTGGCTGGACTTCGGTACCTTCGTCGGCTACTCGCTGGGTTCCGGTCTGGTCACCGTGCTGACCGCGACGATCGGTACGGAGGCGCTGACGGACTGGGGATGGCGCATCCCGTTCTTCGTCGCGGGGCCACTCGGGCTGATCGGTCTCTACATGCGGCTGAAGCTGGAGGAGACCCCCGTATTCCAGCGCGAGGAGGAGGCTCAGGCCGAAGCCCTGTCCGAGGGCGACCCGGTCGAACAGGCCCGTCAGTCCGGCAAGGGACGGCTCAAGGAGATCTTCACCAAGCACTGGCAGGCGGTGCTCATCTGCATGGGGCTGGTGCTGCTCTACAACGTCACGAACTACATGGTGACCTCCTACCTGCCGACCTACATGTCCGGGACGCTCGGCGAACCGGAGACGAGTTCGCAGCTCCTGGTCCTCGGGACCATGCTGCTCGTGGTCCTGACCATCACGGTGGTCGGCAGGTCATCGGACCGGTGGGGCCGGCGCCCGGTCTTCATGGCCGGGAGCGCGGCGCTCATCGTGTTCGCGATCCCGGCGTTCCTGCTCATCCGGGAGGGCGGCATTCTGCTGCCGGCGATCGGGTGCGGAATCCTCGGGCTGCTCCTGGTCTGCTTCGCGGGGACGTCCGCCTCGACGCTTCCGGCCCTGTTCCCGACACGCATCCGCTACGGCGCTCTGTCGATCGCCTTCAACATCTCCGTGTCGCTGTTCGGCGGGACCACCCCGCTGGTCGCCTCCGCCCTCGTCGAGGCGACCGGCAACGACATGGTCCCGGCCTACTACCTGATGGTCGCCGGTGTCATCGGACTCATCTCCTCCTTCTTCCTGCACGAGACTGCCGGCAAGCCGTTGCGCGGTTCCGGGCCCATGGTCGAGACCCCGGAACAAGCACGTGTGCTCGTGGCACGCAGCAGGACACGAGCGGGGCGGCAGGCACGCGACGTGTGGATCCGGATGCGGCATCCGTGGGGAAGGGACCAGCACAAGAACTGA